The following nucleotide sequence is from Drosophila takahashii strain IR98-3 E-12201 chromosome 3L, DtakHiC1v2, whole genome shotgun sequence.
GGTAAAGCCACCACCTCTTCTGACCCAACTGTCAAAGTGACCCAGGGATCAAACAGCGATGGCAACTCCAGTCAGTCCTCATCgaccaccacaacaacaacgactacATCTTCGGATGATGGTCAAGCCACCACCTCTTCTGACCCGACTGTGGAAGTCACCCAGGGATCGAACAGCGATGGCAACTCCAGTCAGTCCTCGTCCACAACCACCTCGACAACCTCCTCTGATGAAAGTCAAACCACTGTGTCGTCTACTCCTGCTGTAGAAGTCACCCAGGGAACATCTTCAAACGATGAAGGAAACTCCGGCCAGTCCTCGTCgaccaccacaacaacaacgactacATCTTCGGATGATGGTGAAGCCACCACCTCTTCTGACCCGACTGTGGAAGTCACCCAGGGATCGAACAGTGATGGAAACTCTAGTCAGTCTTCCTCgaccaccacaacaacaacgactacATCTTCGGATGATGGTGAAGCCACCACCTCTTCTGACCCGACTGTGGAAGTCACCCAGGGATCGAACAGCGATGGCAACTCCAGTCAGTCCTCGTCCACAACCACCTCGACAACCTCCTCTGATGAAAGTCAAACCACTGTGTCGTCTACTCCTGCTGTAGAAGTCACCCAGGGAACATCTTCAAACGATGAAGGAAACTCCGGCCAGTCCTCGTCGACAACCACGACAACAACGACTACATCTTCGGATGATGGTCAAGCCACCACCTCTTCTGACCCAACTGTGGAAGTCACCCAGGGATCAAACAGCGATGGCAACTCCAGTCAGTCCTCATCgaccaccacaacaacaacgactacATCTTCGGATGATGGTGAAGCCACCACCTCTTTTGACCCGACTGTGGAAGTCACCCAGGGATCGAACAGCGATGGCAACTCCAGTCAGTCCTCGTCCACAACCACCTCGACAACCTCCTCTGATGAAAGTCAAACCACTGTGTCGTCTACTCCTGCTGTAGAAGTCACCCAGGGAACATCTTCAAACGATGAAGGAAACTCCGGCCAGTCCTCGTCgaccaccacaacaacaacgactacATCTTCGGATGATGGTGAAGCCACCACCTCTTCTGACCCGAATGTGGAAGTCACCCAGGGATCGAACAGTGATGGAAACTCTAGTCAGTCTTCCTCgaccaccacaacaacaacgactacATCTTCGGATGATGGTGAAGCCACCACCTCTTCTGACCCGACTGTGGAAGTCACCCAGGGATCGAACAGCGATGGCAACTCCAGTCAGTCCTCGTCCACAACCACCTCGACAACCTCCTCTGATGAAAGTCAAACCACTGTGTCGTCTACTCCTGCTGTAGAAGTCACCCAGGGAACATCTTCAAACGATGAAGGAAACTCCGGCCAGTCCTCGTCGACAACCACGACAACAACGACTACATCTTCGGATGATGGTCAAGCCACCACCTCTTCTGACCCGACTGTGGAAGTCACCCAGGGATCGAACAGCGATGGCAACTCCAGTCAGTCCTCGTCCACAACCACCTCGACAACCTCCTCTGATGAAAGTCAAACCACTGTGTCGTCTACTCCTGCTGTAGAAGTCACCCAGGGAACATCTTCAAACGATGAAGGAAACTCCGGCCAGTCCTCGTCGACAACCACGACAACAACGACTACATCTTCGGATGATGGTCAAGCCACCACCTCTTCTGACCCAACTGTGGAAGTCACCCAGGGATCAAACAGCGATGGCAACTCCAGTCAGTCCTCATCgaccaccacaacaacaacgactacATCTTCGGATGATGGTCAAGCCACCACCTCTTCTGACCCGACTGTGGAAGTCACCCAGGGATCGAACAGCGATGGCAACTCCAGTCAGTCCTCGTCCACAACCACCTCGACAATCTCCTCTGATGAAAGTCAAACCACTGTGTCGTCTACTCCTGCTGTAGAAGTCACCCAGGGAACATCTTCAAACGATGAAGGAAACTCCGGCCAGTCCTCGTCGACAACCACGACAACAACGACTACATCTTCGGATGATGGTCAAGCCACCACCTCTTCTGACCCAACTGTGGAAGTCACCCAGGGATCAAACAGCGATGGCAACTCCAGTCAGTCCTCATCgaccaccacaacaacaacgactacATCTTCGGATGATGGTCAAGCCACCACCTCTTCTGACCCGACTGTGGAAGTCACCCAGGGATCGAACAGCGATGGCAACTCCAGTCAGTCCTCGTCCACAACCACCTCGACAACCTCCTCTGATGAAAGTCAAACCACTGTGTCGTCTACTCCTGCTGTAGAAGTCACCCAGGGAACATCTTCAAACGATGAAGGAAACTCCGGGCAGTCCTCGTCGaccaccacaacaacagcaactacaTCTTCGGATGACGGTCAAGCCACCACCTCTTCTGACCCGACTGTGGAAGTCACCCAGGGATCGAACAGTGATGGAAACTCTAGTCAGTCTTCCTCgaccaccacaacaacaacgactacATCTTCGGATGACGGTCAAGCCACCACCTCTTCTGACCCGACTGTGGAAGTCACCCAGGGATCGAACAGTGATGGAAACTTTAGTCAGTCTTCCTCgaccaccacaacaacaacgactacATCTTCGGATGACGGTCAAGCCACCACCTCTTCTGACCCGACTGTGGAAGTCACCCAGGGATCGAACAGTGATGGAAACTCTAGTCAGTCTTCCTCgaccaccacaacaacaacgactacATCTTCGGATGATGGTGAAGCCACCACCTCTTCTGACCCGACTGTGGAAGTCACCCAGGGATCGAACAGCGATGGAAACTCCAGTCAGTCCTCGTCCACAACCACCTCGACAACCTCCTCTGATGAAAGTCAAACCACTGTGTCGTCTACTCCTGCTGTAGAAGTCACCCAGGGAACATCTTCAAACGATGAAGGAAACTCCGGGCAGTCCTCGTCGaccaccacaacaacagcaactacaTCTTCGGATGACGGTCAAGCCACCACCTCTTCTGACCCGACTGTGGAAGTCACCCAGGGATCGAACAGTGATGGAAACTCTAGTCAGTCTTCCTCgaccaccacaacaacaacgactacATCTTCGGATGATGGTCAAGCCACCACCTCTTCTGACCCGACTGTGGAAGTCACCCAGGGATCGAACAGCGATGGCAACTCCAGTCAGTCCTCGTCCACAACCACCTCGACAACCTCCTCTGATGAAAGTCAAACCACTGTGTCGTCTACTCCTGCTGTAGAAGTCACCCAGGGAACATCTTCAAACGATGAAGGAAACTCCGGTCAGTCCTCGTCGaccaccacaacaacagcaactacaTCTTCGGATGACGGTCAAGCCATCACCTCTTCTGACCCGACTGTGGAAGTCACCCAGGGATCGAACAGTGATGGAAACTCTAGTCAGTCTTCCTCgaccaccacaacaacaacgactacATCTTCGGATGATGGTGAAGCCACCACCTCTTCTGACCCGACTGTGGAAGTCACCCAGGGATCGAACAGTAATGGAAACTCTAGTCAGTCTTCCTCgaccaccacaacaacaacgactacATCTTCGGATGATGGTGAAGCCACCACCTCTTCTGACCCGACTGTGGAAGTCACCCAGGGATCGAACAGTGATGGAAACTCTAGTCAGTCTTCCTCgaccaccacaacaacaacgactacATCTTCGGATAATGGTCAAGCCACCACCTCTTCTGACCCGACTGTGGAAGTGACCCAGGGATCGAACAGCGATGGAAACTCCAGTCAGTCCTCGTCCACAACCACCTCGACAACCTCCTCTGATGAAAGTCAAACCACTGTGTCGTCTACTCCTGCTGTAGAAGTCACCCAGGGAACATCTTCAAACGATGAAGGAAACTCCGGGCAGTCCTCGTCGaccaccacaacaacagcaactacaTCTTCGGATGACGGTCAAGCCACCACCTCTTCTGACCCGACTGTGGAAGTCACCCAGGGATCGAACAGTGATGGAAACTCTAGTCAGTCTTCCTCgaccaccacaacaacaacgactacATCTTCGGATGATGGTGAAGCCACCACCTCTTCTGACCCGACTGTGGAAGTCACCCAGGGATCGAACAGTGATGGAAACTCCAGTCAGTCTTCCTCgaccaccacaacaacaacgactacATCTTCGGATGATGGTGAAGCCACCACCTCTTCTGACCCGACTGTGGAAGTCACCCAGGGATCGAACAGTGATGGAAACTCTAGTCAGTCTTCCTCgaccaccacaacaacaacgactacATCTTCGGATGATGGTGAAGCCACCACCTCTTCTGACCCGACTGTGGAAGTCACCCAGGGATCGAACAGTGATGGAAATTCTAGTCAGTCTTCCTCgaccaccacaacaacaacgactacATCTTCGGATGACGGTCAAGCCACAACCTCTTCTGACCCGACTGTAGAAGTCACTCAGGGACCGAACAGTGATGGAAACTCTAGTCAGTCTTCCTCGaccaccacaacaacagcaactacaTCTTCGGATGACGGTCAAGCCACCACCTCTTCTGACCCGACTGTGGAAGTCACCGAGGGATCGAACAGCGATGGAAACTCTAGTCAGTCCTCGTCGActaccacaacaacaacaactacatctTCGGATGACGGTCAAGCCACCACCTCTTCTGACCCGACTGTGGAAGTCACCGAGGGATCGAACAGCGATGGAAACTCTAGTCAGTCCTCGTCGActaccacaacaacaacaactacatctTCGGATGGCGGTCAAGCCACCACCTCTTCTGACCCGACTGTGGAAGTCACCCAGGGATCGAACAGCGATGGAAACTCCAGTCAGTCCTCGTCCACAACCACCTCGACAACCTCCTCTGATGAAAGTCAAACCACTGTGTCGTCTACTCCTGCTGTAGAAGTCACCCAGGGAACATCTTCAAACGATGAAGGAAACTCCGGTCAGTCCTCGTCgaccaccacaacaacaacaactacatctTCGGATGACGGTCAAGCCACCACCTCTTCTGACCCGACTGTGGAAGTCACCCAGGGATCGAACAGTGATGGA
It contains:
- the Muc68Ca gene encoding mucin-22, which produces MRLFFVAVLAALVAVAAAQSESKTVTAVASPNIKAQPCCESVRQTLIEIRKDIRLWLLDRLFGKLLLLHDGELLGNPNYVNCANGKKQLEISDRSSSFGDIINDGLTSQSSTTTTTTSSNNGQSTVTQGTSSTDEGNSGQSSSTTTTTTTTSSDDGQATTSSDPTVEVTQGSNSDGNSSQSSSTTTSTTSSDESQTTVSSTPAVEVTQGTSSNDEGNSGQSSSTTTTTTTTSSDDGQATTSSDPTVKVTQGSNSDGNSSQSSSTTTTTTTTSSDDGKATTSSDPTVKVTQGSNSDGNSSQSSSTTTTTTTTSSDDGQATTSSDPTVEVTQGSNSDGNSSQSSSTTTSTTSSDESQTTVSSTPAVEVTQGTSSNDEGNSGQSSSTTTTTTTTSSDDGEATTSSDPTVEVTQGSNSDGNSSQSSSTTTTTTTTSSDDGEATTSSDPTVEVTQGSNSDGNSSQSSSTTTSTTSSDESQTTVSSTPAVEVTQGTSSNDEGNSGQSSSTTTTTTTTSSDDGQATTSSDPTVEVTQGSNSDGNSSQSSSTTTTTTTTSSDDGEATTSFDPTVEVTQGSNSDGNSSQSSSTTTSTTSSDESQTTVSSTPAVEVTQGTSSNDEGNSGQSSSTTTTTTTTSSDDGEATTSSDPNVEVTQGSNSDGNSSQSSSTTTTTTTTSSDDGEATTSSDPTVEVTQGSNSDGNSSQSSSTTTSTTSSDESQTTVSSTPAVEVTQGTSSNDEGNSGQSSSTTTTTTTTSSDDGQATTSSDPTVEVTQGSNSDGNSSQSSSTTTSTTSSDESQTTVSSTPAVEVTQGTSSNDEGNSGQSSSTTTTTTTTSSDDGQATTSSDPTVEVTQGSNSDGNSSQSSSTTTTTTTTSSDDGQATTSSDPTVEVTQGSNSDGNSSQSSSTTTSTISSDESQTTVSSTPAVEVTQGTSSNDEGNSGQSSSTTTTTTTTSSDDGQATTSSDPTVEVTQGSNSDGNSSQSSSTTTTTTTTSSDDGQATTSSDPTVEVTQGSNSDGNSSQSSSTTTSTTSSDESQTTVSSTPAVEVTQGTSSNDEGNSGQSSSTTTTTATTSSDDGQATTSSDPTVEVTQGSNSDGNSSQSSSTTTTTTTTSSDDGQATTSSDPTVEVTQGSNSDGNFSQSSSTTTTTTTTSSDDGQATTSSDPTVEVTQGSNSDGNSSQSSSTTTTTTTTSSDDGEATTSSDPTVEVTQGSNSDGNSSQSSSTTTSTTSSDESQTTVSSTPAVEVTQGTSSNDEGNSGQSSSTTTTTATTSSDDGQATTSSDPTVEVTQGSNSDGNSSQSSSTTTTTTTTSSDDGQATTSSDPTVEVTQGSNSDGNSSQSSSTTTSTTSSDESQTTVSSTPAVEVTQGTSSNDEGNSGQSSSTTTTTATTSSDDGQAITSSDPTVEVTQGSNSDGNSSQSSSTTTTTTTTSSDDGEATTSSDPTVEVTQGSNSNGNSSQSSSTTTTTTTTSSDDGEATTSSDPTVEVTQGSNSDGNSSQSSSTTTTTTTTSSDNGQATTSSDPTVEVTQGSNSDGNSSQSSSTTTSTTSSDESQTTVSSTPAVEVTQGTSSNDEGNSGQSSSTTTTTATTSSDDGQATTSSDPTVEVTQGSNSDGNSSQSSSTTTTTTTTSSDDGEATTSSDPTVEVTQGSNSDGNSSQSSSTTTTTTTTSSDDGEATTSSDPTVEVTQGSNSDGNSSQSSSTTTTTTTTSSDDGEATTSSDPTVEVTQGSNSDGNSSQSSSTTTTTTTTSSDDGQATTSSDPTVEVTQGPNSDGNSSQSSSTTTTTATTSSDDGQATTSSDPTVEVTEGSNSDGNSSQSSSTTTTTTTTSSDDGQATTSSDPTVEVTEGSNSDGNSSQSSSTTTTTTTTSSDGGQATTSSDPTVEVTQGSNSDGNSSQSSSTTTSTTSSDESQTTVSSTPAVEVTQGTSSNDEGNSGQSSSTTTTTTTTSSDDGQATTSSDPTVEVTQGSNSDGNSSQSSSTTTTTTTTSSDDGQATTSSDPTVEVTQGSNSDGNSSQSSSTTTTTTTTSSDDGQATTSSDPTVEVTQGSNSDGNSSQSSSTTTSTTSSDESQTTVSSTPAVEVTQGTSSNDEGNSGQSSSTTTTTTTTSSDDGQATTSSDPTVEVTQGSNSDGNSSQSSSTTTSTTSSDESQTTVSSTPAVEVTQGTSSNDEGNSGQSSSTTTTTTTTSSDQASTMPGSSSKWTKTTKTYSSKTSKVPKSNRNSNSSSSVTTTTVTTSSTPQIQHSWSNSWKKNGGKSKKYWTKRWSSTTGKSKRNSSSVDGAESSDSLVDAAIDVIQGNSSNDDAKSTQSSTTTTVSSTDGSDQTSSSSLPMVDATVVSQGGKSSSTSTKTTKTTVTTSSSSTPKVKHSWSSSSKNTSNSGKSSKTSSTTTTTTSSNKGQSSTSSDPQIEITQGSPLNDNESSSQVTTTTTSSESQIGESSAPVVKVTKESSTSKDGKTTRSSTTTTTTTTNGGSQSSTLSLPVVDASIVANGGKSSSKSSTTTTTTTTKGSKSSGISLPEVDATISLNGGKAGLTLTKTTKTYTSNNSEVPQSNGKSSSSKTTTTTITTKTSSNNGQSSTSSDPQIEITQGSALSDNGSLNQATTTTTSSESQIGESSSPVVKVTKESYTSKDGKTTRSSTTTTTTTTNGGSQSSTLSLPVVDASIVANGGKSSSKSSTTTTTTSTKGSKSSGIVSLPEVDATISLDGGKSGSTLTKITKTYTSNNSEVPQSNGKSSSSKTTTTTITSKTSSVPKTETKYSWSSSSKKTSNPIRLTLPTIDAGISVGGGDSSSSWSKLIKRSTTDGETNARDGSSLSGSIVGAVGTRGAQSWSQRSGFSGDSSLAQGSPDIRFRLARGQTSNDAQSQNLNSWTRSASQDSGSLDNGVASVDGQNLEGSESSSDATMMQGGSVGATGQYPYWWGNGRWVGVGARRSWTPYGWRPYGSGWGGWSNQY